TGAGCGCGATTCGGCGCGCCTGTTCACACCTGTCGGACGATGGGTCTACCGTCGAATTCTGTGACCCGCGCCAGCGACGATACGGAGCGCAGCGACGGAGGGGTACCTCACGCTTGGGGGGGAGAGGAGCGGCGCAGATGACCTCAGCCGAACCGGCCCCCTTCCGCGAGGCGGTAGCAGCGATGAATGCCGTCAACGTGCGGCCGGAGATCGAGCTTGGGCCCATCCGCCCACCGCAGCGGCTGGCGCCGTACAGTTACGCGCTGGGAGCCGAGGTCAAACATCCCGACCTCGACGTCGTCCCGGAACGATCCGAGGGAGACGCATTCGGGCGGCTGATCCTCTTGTACGACCCGGAGGGCTCCGACGCTTGGGACGGCACGATCCGCCTGGTCGCCTACATCCAGGCCGACCTGGACTCGCACGAGGCCATCGACCCGCTGCTGCCCGACGTGGCGTGGAGTTGGCTGGTCGAGGCGCTCGAGTCGCACACCGAGCACATGACCGCCCTTGGCGGCACCGTCACCGCCACCACATCGGTGCGCTACGGCGACATCTCCGGACCGCCGCGCGCCCACCAGCTGGAGCTGCGGGCGTCGTGGACGGCGACCACCCCCGAACTGGGCAGCCACGTCGAGGCGTTCTGCGACGTTCTCGAGCACGCCGCGGGCCTGCCGCCGGCCGGGGTCACCGACCTGAGCTCCCGGTCACGCGCCTGACATGTGCCCCGAGCTGTCTCCGCGGGGGACCGATCTGCCGGGCAGCACTGAACCCGACCCCACCCCGCTGATGCACCCCGCTGATGGGATACCGGAGCTCTCCGTGACCGTCAGCCAGATCGAAGCGGCCGCAGCGCTCCTGGACCACGGCACGGGACCCTTTGCCGTGGACGCCGAGCGGGCATCGGGCTTCCGATACTCCAACCGTGCCTACCTGATCCAGATACGGCGGGCCGGCGCGGGCACCGTGCTCATCGACCCGGTCAGCCACGGCGGTGATCCGCTGACCGTGCTGCGGCCCGTCGCCGAGGTGCTCGGCCAGGGCGAGTGGATCGTGCACTCCGCCGATCAAGACCTGCCGTGTCTGGCCGAGGTCGGCATGCGACCGTCGGCGCTGTACGACACCGAGCTGGCCGGACGCCTGGCCGGATTCGACCGGGTGAACCTGGCGACCATGGTCCAGCGGCTCCTGGGCCTGGGGTTGGCGAAGGGGCATGGCGCGGCCGACTGGTCCCGGCGACCGCTGCCGCCGGCGTGGCTCAACTACGCGGCCCTGGACGTGGAGCTGCTCATCGAACTGCGTGCGGCAATTTCAGCGGTGTTGGCCGAGCAAGGCAAAACCAGATGGGCCACGGAGGAATTCGAATATCTGCGGACCTTAGGCGAACGTGGGAGCCCGCCCGCCCGACGCGATCGCTGGCGCCGGACGTCGGGCCTGCACAGGGTGCGGGATCGGCGAGGCCTGGCGGCGGTTCGCGAGTTGTGGCTGGCGCGCGACCGCATCGCCCAGCGTCGCGATATCGCGCCCCGCCGGATCCTGCCGGATTCGGCCATCATCGAGGCCGCGATCGCCGACCCGAAGACGATCGACGATCTGGCGGCGTTGCCAGTGTTCGGTGGACGCAATCAGCGTCGCAGCGCCGCGCTGTGGTTGGCGGCGCTGGAAGCGGCCCGGGAAAGCCGAGATCTGCCCGAGGAAGTCGAGCAGACGAACGGGCCGCCGCCGCCGGCGCGGTGGGGCAGGCGAAAACCGGAGGCCGCCGCACGCCTGGATGCGGCCCGCACGGCGCTCGCGCGGTTGTCGCAACGGGTGAGGGTGCCGATCGAGAACCTGGTGCCACCCGACCTGGTGCGACGGCTGTGCTGGGAGTGGGAGGGCGCCTCTGACCCCGTCACGGCTGTCGAGGAGTACTTGCGCGCCGGCCAGGCGCGGGCGTGGCAACGAGAACTCGTGGTGCCGATCCTGGCCGCGGCGGTGACACGGGCTGCCGACACCGGCGCCGAGACCGACGAGAACTCCTAGTCCAGCTGTTCGCGGATCTCGGCTACGGCCGGGTTGTCGGACGCGCAGGCTCCCAGCGCGGCGACCCAGCCGGTGATCCGGCGGGCCACGTCCTGGTCGGTGAGCCCCAGATCGGCCAACACCTCACCCCGTGACGCGTGGTCGTAGAACTCCTGCGGCAGCCCGACGTCGCGGCACGGCACGTCGATCTCGGCGCGCCGCAACGCGGCCGACACCGCAGCACCCACACCGCCGTTGACCCCGTTGTCCTCCAGCGTGACGAGCAGCTTGTGCTCGATGGCCAGTTCGCGCAGACCATCGCACACCGGCAACACCCAACGCGGGTCGACCACCGTCACGCCGATCCCCTGGTTGTGCAGCCGCTTGGCCACCGCCACCGCCATCGACGCGAACGCACCGACCGCCACCAGCAGCACGTCGTGATTCAAGCCGGCCGCCGGCACCGCGAGCACGTCCACGCCAGCGCGCCGCTCGAGGGCCGGAATATCTTCCCCCACATCGCCTTTGGGAAACCGTATCGCCGTTGGGCCGTCGTCGACGTCGAGTGCCTCACCGAGTTCCTCGCGCAACCGGGTGCCGTCCCGGGGTGCAGCCACCCGGATGCCGGGCACGATGTCCAGCATCGACAAGTCCCACATGCCGTTGTGGCTGGCGCCGTCCGACCCCGTGATCCCGGCCCGGTCGAGCACCATGGTGACGGGCAGCTTGTGCAGCGCTACGTCCATCATGATCTGGTCGAACGCCCGGTTGAGGAACGTCGAATAGATCGCCACGACGGGATGCATCCCGCCCATCGCCAGCCCGGCCGCCGACGTGATCGCGTGTTGCTCGGCGATGCCGACGTCGAACAACCGATCCGGAAAACGCTGCCCGAACGCCGCCAGCCCGGTGGGCCCGGGCATGGCGGCGGTGATGGCCACGATGTCGCGGCGCTTCTTGCCGTAGTCGATGAGGGCGTCGGAAAACGTCGCCGTCCAGCCGGGACCGCCGATCTTGGTGGCCTGGCCGGTGGCCGGGTCGATCACCCCGCAGGAATGCATCTGTTCGGCCTCGTCGTCCTCGGCCGGCGGGTAGCCCATCCCCTTGCGGGTGACAACGTGCACGATCACCGGGCGGCCGAAGCCGCGGGCCTTGCGCAGCGCGACCTCCACCGCCCGTTCGTCGTGGCCGTCGACCGGGCCGACGTACTTCAGCCCGAGATCGGTGAACAGCAGCTGCGGCGACAGCGAGTCCTTGATACCCGCTTTCACGCTGTGCAGGAAGTGGTAAAAGACCTCTCCAATGAGCGGCACCGCGCGCACCACGTTGCGGCCCTTCTCCAGCGCCTGCTCGTAGACCGGCTGCAGCCGCAGCGTGGCTAGGTGGTCGGCGACGCCCCCGATCGTCGGCGCGTAGCTGCGGCCGTTGTCGTTGACGACGATGATCACCGGCCGGCGGGAAGCGGCGATATTGTTCAGCGCCTCCCAGCACATACCGCCGGTGAGAGCGCCGTCGCCGACCACCGCGACCACGTGCCGGTTGCGGTGCCCGGTCAGCTCGAACGCCTTGGCCAAGCCGTCGGCATAGGACAGCGCGGCGCTGGCGTGGCTGGACTCGACCCAGTCGTGTTCGCTCTCCGCGCGAGATGGATAGCCCGACAGCCCGCCCTTCTTGCGCAGGCTCTCGAAGTCCTGGCAGCGCCCGGTCAGCATCTTGTGCACGTAGGCCTGGTGACCGGTGTCGAAGATGATCGGATCGTGCGGCGAGTCGAATACCCGGTGCAGCGCCAGCGTCAGTTCGACGACGCCGAGGTTCGGCCCCAGGTGACCCCCGGTGGCAGCAACCTTGTGGATCAGGAACTCACGGATCTCGGAAGCCAGATGCCGCAGCTGCTGTTGGGAAAGGTGCTGCAGATCAGCGGGCCCGCGGATCTGTTCCAGCATCCCGTTAGTCTACGCAGCCACCGCAAGGGTCGGTCCCATGAAGCGGGTACCGACACCGCGTCTTTGGTAGCGTCGGTCGGCGGTGAGCCGGGAAGCCTGGTCGGCATCAGTGTCCCGCAACCCCGGAGTTTGCCGTGAGTCTCGACATCGCCCAGACCACACCTGTGATCCAGACGTATCGTCACAACATGCGTGCCGAGGAATTCGCCGAAGACTTTCCCGTTGTCACGATCGATTCGAACGCGCTGGATGCGGCCCGCTTGCTCGCCGAGCACCGGCTGCCGGGACTCCTGGTCACCGACACGTCGGGAAAGCCGTACGCCGTGCTGCCTGCCTCCCAGGTGGTGCGATTCATCGTGCCCCGCTACATCCAGGACGATCCCTCGCTAGCCGGCGTGCTCAACGAATCGACGGCCGACCGGGCCGCGGAAAAGTTGGGTGGCAAGAAGGTCCGCGATGTGTTGCCGGACCGCCTTGTCGACGTTCCCTCGGTCAATGCCGACGACACCATCATCGAGGTGGCCGCCGCCATGGCACGGCTGCGAAGTCCGCTGCTCGCGGTGGTCAAAGAGGGACGATTACTCGGGGTGATCACGGCATCGCGCCTCCTCGGGGCGGCGCTGGAACATTGATCCCCGCGGATGCAGTGACAAATCTGCTGCGGACAGCAGCGCAGGAAACCCGATGAGCGTCATCGCGGTCGCCGTGTTCGTGGTGGCCTATGCGCTGATCGCCTCCGAACGTGTCAACAAGACGCTGGTGGCCCTGGTGGGCGCGGCGATGATGACCGCCCTGCCGGTGATCAATTCCCACGAAGTGTTCTACTCCCGTGAGACCGGAATCGATTGGGACGTCATCTTTTTGCTGCTGGGCATGATGATCATCGTCGGCGTGCTGCGGCAAACCGGGGTGTTCGAATACGTCGCGATCTGGGCGGCCAAACGCGCCGGCGGCTCCCCGTTGCGTATCATGATCCTGCTGGTGTTGGTCACCGCCGTTGCGTCGGCCTTGCTGGACAACGTGACAACGGTGTTATTGGTCGCGCCGGTCACGCTGCTGGTGTGTGACCGGCTGGCTATCAACGCGGCGCCGTTCTTGATAGCGGAAGCGTTCGCCTCCAACATCGGCGGCGCGGCGACGTTGGTCGGCGACCCGCCCAACATCATCATCGCCAGCAAGGCGCGATTGTCGTTCAACGACTTTCTGATCCACCTGGCCCCGGTTGTGATCGTCGTGCTGATCGTCCTCATCGCCGTGCTGCCGCGCCTGTTTCCCGGCGCGTTCGCCGTCGACCCCGAGCGGGTTTCCGATGTCATGTCGCTCGAAGAGAAAGAGGCCATCCACGATCACGGGCTGCTCATCAAGTGCAGCGCCGTCCTGGTGGCGTTATTCGCCGCGTTCATCGCCCACGCGCAGGTGCACATGGAGCCCGCCATCGTGGCGCTGCTCGGGGCCGGCATTCTGATCACGGTCTCGGGGCTGCACCGATCCGATTACCTGTCCAGTGTCGAGTGGGACACGCTGCTGTTCTTCGCCGGCCTGTTCATCATGGTCGGGGCGTTGGTGCAGACCGGCGTCGTCAAACAGCTCGCACGGCTGGCCGTGACCGCGACCGGCGGCAACACGTTGTTGGCGACGATGGTGATCCTCGCGGCGTCATTGGTGATCAGTGGCGTCGTCAACAACGTCCCGTACGCCGCGACAATGGCGCCCATCGTCGCCGAGCTGGCACCATCCCTGGTGGACCACATCAACCCGCAGGTGCTGTGGTGGGCACTTGCCCTCGGCACCGACTTCGGCGGCAACCTCACCGCCGTCGGGGCCAGCGCCAACGTCGTCATCCTCGGTATCGCCGGGCGCGCGGACAATCCCATTTCCTTCAGGGAATTCACCAGCAAGGGCGCGGTGGTCACGGTGATGTCCCTCGCGGTCGGCGCGATCTATCTCTGGTTGCGCTACTTCGTGCTGAGCTGACCGTTGCACATAACGACGATGAGCCTCTTGAAGATTCGAAAGGACAGCCCGTGAGCGTCATCGCGATCGCGGTGTTCGTAGTCAGCTATGTGCTCATCGCCGGCGATCGGGTCAACAAGACCCTGGCGGCGCTCGGGGGCGCGGCGATCATGGTCGCCACCGGGATCGTCAGCACCCACGACGTGTTCTACTCCCACGAGACCGGAATCGATTGGGACGTCGTCTTTTTGCTGCTGGGCATGATGATCATCGTCGGCGTGCTGCGGCAAACCGGGGTGTTCGAATACGTCGCGATCTGGGCCACCAAACGCGCCGGCGGCTCCCCGTTGCGCATCATGATCCTGCTGGTGCTGGTGATGGCGGTCGGATCGGCCTTGCTGGACAACGTGACCACCGTGTTGTTGATCGCCCCGGTCACGCTGCTCGTGTGTGACCGGCTGGCTATCAACGCGGCGCCGTTCTTGATGGCCGAAGTGTTCGCCTCCAACATCGGGGGCGCGGCGACGTTGGTCGGCGACCCGCCCAACATCATCATCGCCAGCCGCGCGGGGTTGACGTTCAACGACTTTCTCGTCCACATGGCACCGATCATCGTTATCGTCGTCGCTGTGCTCGTCGCACTCCTACCGCGCCTGGTCGGCACCTGCTCCGTCGACCCCGAGCGAGTCGCCGACGTGATGTCGCTCGAAGAGCGCGAGGCCATCCGCGATCCCGGGCTGCTGATCAAGTGCGGCGTCGTGCTGGTGTTGGTATTCACCGGATTCGTCGCCCATCCGGTGCTGCACATCGAGCCGTCCGCGGTGGCGCTGCTGGGCGCCGGCGTCCTCATCGTGATCTCCGGGCTGCCGCGTTCCGAGTACCTGTCCAGCGTCGAGTGGGAGACGCTGCTGTTTTTCGCCGGCCTGTTCATCATGGTCGGGGCCTTGGTGAAGACCGGTGTCGTCGACAAGCTGGCGCGGGCAGCGACCGAGGTGACGGGCGGCAACGGGTTGCTCACGGTGCTGCTCATCCTCGGCGTCTCGGCTCCGGTGTCCGGCATCATCGACAACATTCCCTACGTCGCCACGATGTCACCGATCGTCACCGAGCTGGTCGCGGTCATGCCGGGCCACGTCGACCCCGACACGCTGTGGTGGGCGCTGGCGCTGGGCGCCGATCTGGGCGGCAACCTGACCGCCGTCGGGGCCAGCGCCAACGTCGTCATGCTCGGAATCGCCCGGCGCGCCGGCGCTCCCATCTCATTCTGGGAATTCACCCGCAAGGGCTTGGTGGTCACCGCGATCTCGCTCGCGCTCACCGCGGTCTACCTGTGGCTGCGTTACTTCGTGTTGAGCTGAGGGGCAGGCGCCGCAGCGGCGATCAACGGGCCAGCAGCGCGACGCACTCGGTGTGATGGGTCAACGGGAAGGCATCGAAGACCCTGATCTTCTCGACGGCGTAACCGCGGCCGACGTAGAGTCCGATATCGCGAGCGAAAGACGCTGCCTCACAACCGATATGCACCACCCGTGGTACCCCGACCGCGGCGAGTAGGTCGATGACGTCGCGCCCGGCCCCGGATCGCGGCGGATCCAGCACCGCGACATGAGCTCTCGAGGCTTCGGCTTGTTGCGCCAACAGCGCGCGCCGCACCGAATCGGTGACGACGTCCACTTGCGGCATGTCGATGAGCGCGGCACGCGCGGCCCCCGATGACCCGCGCGAGGTGTCGACCGTCAGCACGCGCCCCGACTCCCCTACCGCCTCACCGAGCACCGCGGCGAAAACCCCCGCGCCGCCGTAGAGGTCCCAGGCGGTCATGCCGGCGGCCGGTTGTGCCCAGTCGGCGATCAGTCTGCTGTAGACCTCCGCCGCTTCGCGGTGTGCCTGCCAGAAGGCGGTCACCGGGACCCGCCAGCTGCGCCCACCCACCCGTTGCGCCGCCTGGTAGTTTCCCTCCACCACCGTGGTCGCGGTGCGCCGGCCCTGCCTCAGGCTGCGCACCACATGGCGCCGCCCGTCGTCGTCGACGGCCACGTGCAGCTTCGCGCCCGGCGGCCAATCGGACGCTGCGAGTCCATCCAACATGCCGGCGGGCAACTGCCCGCAACGCAGGTCGGTCACCAGCTCGTCGCTGTGGTAGCGGTGGAAACCCGGGCGACCGTCTGTCCCGACCTCGAGCCGGACCCGGGTGCGCCAGCCCGTGGGGCCGCCATCCGAAAGCGGTTCAGCCTCACCGGACCAGTGGTGTCCGCCCAGCCGCGCCAGCTGATTGGCCACAACTTGAGCTTTGAGCGCGCGGGCCGGCTCGGGGGCCGCGAACGCCAGGTCGCAACACCCTGCGCCGTCTACCCCGGCGATCGGGCACAGCGACGCGATCCGGTCGGCCGACGCGTCGACAATCTCGAAGGCCTCTGCGTGCCAATACGAACCACAATCGGCGGTGACCCGCACCCGAACCCGTTCGCCGGGCAACGCATAGCGGACGAAGATCACCCGGCCCTCGTCGTGCGCTACGCAGCTGCCGCCGTTCGCGGGGGCGCCGGTGACCACCGTCAGCTCCCGGCCCGCGGATTCTCTGGTCAATCGCGCCGCTCCTCTTCATCGCTTCGCTCTGCATCGTCGTCGGCGCGGGTCAATCGCGCCGCTCCTCTTCATCGCTTCGCTCTGCATCGTCGTCGGCGCGGGTCAATCGCGCCGCTCCTCTTCATCGCTTCGCTCTGCATCGTCGTCGGCGCGGGTCAATCGCGCCGCTCCTCTTCATCGCTTCGCTCTGCATCGTCGTCGGCGCGGGTCAATCGAATATTCCCCGGCGGGCGTCACCCGGAGCCACATGCGGCTGCAGAGTCTTGACCCGCTCAGACGAAGTCAGTTGCCAGGGAACCGAAGTCACCATCACCCCGGGCATGAACAGCAGGCGGCCCTTGAGGCGCAGCGCGCTCTGGTTGTGCAGCAACTGCTCCCACCAGCGGCCCACCACATACTCCGGGATGAACACCGTCACCACGGTGCGCGGAGACTCCTTGCTGACCCGTTTGACGTAATCGAGCACCGGACGGGTGATCTCCCGGTACGGCGAGGCGATGACCTTTAGCGGCACGCTGATGTCACTCTCCTCCCATTGGTGCACCAACTCCCTGGTTTCCGCGTCGTCGACGCTGACCGTGACAGCCTCAAGCACGTCGGGACGGGTCGCTCGCGCATAGGCCAGTGCCCGCCGTGTCGGCAGGTGCAACTTCGACACCAGCACGACGGCGTGATTGCGGCTGGGCAAAACCATCTGGTATTCCTCTGCCGCGGCCTGTTCCGCCAGTTCCTGGTTGACGCTGTCATAGTGCTTGTGGATCAGCTTCATCATGATGAACAGCGCGCCCATAGCGACAATCGCGATCCACGCCCCCACAAGGAACTTCGTGATCAGCACGATGAATAGGACCGTGCCGGTGGACAGCAAGCCGACCGTGTTCACCACCCGCGAGCGGATCATCCTGCGGCGCGCCGAAGGATCGGTCTCGGTGCGAAGCAACCGGGTCCAGTGCCGGACCATGCCGATCTGGCTCAGCGTGAACGAGATGAACACGCCCACGATGTACAGCTGGATCAGGGCGGACAGCTCGGCGCGGAACGCGACAACCGCCCCGATCGCCGAGGCCGACAGGAACAGGATCCCGTTGGAGAACGCCAGCCGGTCCCCGCGGGTGTGCAGTTGGCGGGGGAGGTAGCTGTGCTGCGCTAACACCGAGCCGAGCACCGGGAAGCCGTTGAAGGCGGTATTGGCGGCTAGCACCAGGATCAGCGCGGTCACCCCGGCGATCAGCAAGAACCCGAGGTGAAAGCCGCCGAACACGGCCTGCGCCAGCTGCGCGACCAGCGTCTTCTGTTGATAGCCCGGCGGGGCGCCCGTCAGCTGCGTGTCGGGATCGTCGACAACTTGGACCCCTGTCTTGATGGCCAGCACGATCATGCCCATGAACATGCTCACCGCGATGATGCCCAGCATCAACAACGTGGTCGCCGCGTTACGCGACTTGGGCTTCTGGAACGCCGGCACCCCGTTGCTGATCGCCTCGACACCGGTCAGCGCCGCGCACCCCGAGGAGAACGAGCGCGCCACCAGGAACACCAGCGCGAATCCGACGACCGTGCCGTGTTCGGCGTGCATTTCGAAACCCGCGGACTCGGCGCGCACCGGATTTCCCAACACGAAAATCCGGAACAGCCCCCAACCGAGCATCGTGCCGATTCCGGCGATGAAGGCATAGGTCGGGATGGCGAACGCCACTCCGGATTCGCGGACCCCGCGCAGGTTCATCGCCATGATCAGCACGATCGCGCCGACCGCACACAACACCTTGTGTTCGTACACGAACGGGCTCACAGAGCCGATGTTCGACATCGCCGAAGCTATCGAAACCGCAACGGTGAGAACGTAATCCACCATCAGCGCACTGGCAACCACGAGGCCGGCGGTGTCCCCCAGGTTGGTGGTGACGACCTCGTAGTCACCGCCGCCGGAGGGGTAGGCATGCACGTTCTGCCGGTAGCTGGACACAACGACGAGTAAGACCGCGGCGACCGCCAGGCCTATCCACGGCGCCATCGAGTAGGCAGCCAGGCCGGCCACCGAGAGCACCAGGAAGATCTCCTCGGGAGCGTAGGCAACCGACGACATCGCGTCTGAGGCGAACACCGGCAAGGCGATCCGCTTGGGCAGCAGCGTGTGACTCAGCCGGTCGCTGCGAAATGGCCTGCCGATCAGCAGCCTGCGCGCAGCGGTTGAAAGTTTGGACACGAGAGCCAAGAGTAAGCCCCCGCGGCTTTGGCGGTAGCGTTCCCTAGGCGGGAATGTTCCGGACCGAAATCGGCTGGCCAACGGGGATTGCCGAGTGAACGGGACGCGCAGGGACGCAGCCGAGAGGATCTCAGGTGCGAGTGGTAGTGATGGGGTGCGGCCGGGTGGGTTCATCGGTAGCCGATGGACTGTCCCGGATCGGCCACGATGTCGCGGTCATCGACCGCGACAGCACGGCTTTCAATCGGCTCAGCCCGGAGTTCGCGGGCGAGCGGGTGCTGGGTCAGGGATTCGACCGAGACGTGCTGCTGCGGGCGGGCATCGAGGAGGCCGACGCGTTCGCCGCGGTGTCCTCCGGCGACAATTCCAACATCATCTCGGCACGGTTGGCCCGGGAGACCTTTGGGGTGAAGCGCGTCGTCGCACGAATTTACGATGCCAAGCGCGCGGAGGTCTACGAGCGCCTCGGCATCCCCACGATCGCCACCGTGCCCTGGACCACCGACCGCCTGCTCAATGCCCTGCTCAAGGAGACCGAGACCGCCAAGTGGCGCGATCCGACCGGTACCGTCGCCGTCTGCGAGGTCGTCTTGCACGAGGATTGGGCGGGGCATCGGGCCACCGACCTGGAGCAGGCCACCGGCGCCCGGATTGCGTTCTTGATCCGCTTCGGGACCGGTGTGTTACCCGAACCCAAGACGGTCCTGCAGGCCGGCGATCAGGTCTACGTCGCCGCGATATCCGGTCGCGCCGCCGAGGCGGTCGCCATCGCGGCGTTGCCGCCCAGTGAGGACCTCGAGACAGGACCTGGCCGCAAATGAAGCGCGGCACGAAGACGCCGGCGAAGCCGGGGTGAAGGAGTGGCGCACATGAAGGTAGCTGTCGCCGGAGCGGGCGCGGTCGGCCGCTCGGTCACCCGCGAACTCGTCGAAAACGGACACGAAATCACCCTGATCGAACGCAACCCCGAGCACCTTGAAGCCGACGCCATACCGACCGCACATTGGCGACTGGGCGATGCCTGCGAGCTGAGCCTGCTGGAGTCCATCCACCTCGAGGACTTTGACGTCGTGGTCGCCGCCACCGGCGACGACAAGGTCAACGTGGTGCTCAGCCTGCTGGCCAAGACCGAATTCGCGGTCCCGCGAGTGGTAGCCCGGGTCAACGATCCCCGCAACGAGTGGCTGTTCACCGACGCCTGGGGGGTCGACGTGGCCGTATCCACGCCGCGCATGCTGGCGTCCCTGATCGAGGAGGCCGTCGCCGTCGGCGACCTGGTGCGACTGATCGAATTCCGCCGGGGTCAGGCCAACTTGGTCGAAATCACCCTGCCCGACGACACGCCGTGGGGCGGCAAGCCGGTGCGCAAACTGCAGCTGCCCCGGGATGCCGCGCTGGTGACGATCCTGCGTGGGCCGCGAGTCATCGTGCCGGAGGCCGATGAGCCGCTGGAAGGTGGCGACGAGTTGCTCTTCGTCGCGGTCACCGAGGTCGAGGAGGAGCTGCGTCAGCTGCTGTTGCCGGCAACCTAGCCCGACGACGGCGAGCGCCGGAACGGCGCGAGCAAGGAATCGGGCAATCGGTCCTAGCCCGACGACGGCGAGCGCCGGAACGGCGCGAGCAAGGAATCGGGCAATCGGTCCCAGCCCGACGACGGCGAGCGCCGGAACGGCGCGAGCAAGGAATCGGGCAATCGGTCCCAGCCGCCAGAACTACTCGCGGCCGGTGTCAGTGTTGAGGTCAGCGTCGCCCGTCGCAGCTGCGGCGTCATGGGGCGCAGGCAGGGCCCGCTGGGCGGCCTTGACCGCCCAGTAGGTCGCCAGCGCGGCGATCGCGGTCAGCGGCCAGCCCATCCCGATCCGCGCCACCCCCAGCCAGCCGGTCAAATCGGCGTCGTAGAGCAGCCGTTGGACAACGAACCGGGCGCTGAACACCAGCGTCCAGCCGAGCGTGGCGATGTCGAACAC
This is a stretch of genomic DNA from Mycobacterium lacus. It encodes these proteins:
- a CDS encoding APC family permease, which gives rise to MSKLSTAARRLLIGRPFRSDRLSHTLLPKRIALPVFASDAMSSVAYAPEEIFLVLSVAGLAAYSMAPWIGLAVAAVLLVVVSSYRQNVHAYPSGGGDYEVVTTNLGDTAGLVVASALMVDYVLTVAVSIASAMSNIGSVSPFVYEHKVLCAVGAIVLIMAMNLRGVRESGVAFAIPTYAFIAGIGTMLGWGLFRIFVLGNPVRAESAGFEMHAEHGTVVGFALVFLVARSFSSGCAALTGVEAISNGVPAFQKPKSRNAATTLLMLGIIAVSMFMGMIVLAIKTGVQVVDDPDTQLTGAPPGYQQKTLVAQLAQAVFGGFHLGFLLIAGVTALILVLAANTAFNGFPVLGSVLAQHSYLPRQLHTRGDRLAFSNGILFLSASAIGAVVAFRAELSALIQLYIVGVFISFTLSQIGMVRHWTRLLRTETDPSARRRMIRSRVVNTVGLLSTGTVLFIVLITKFLVGAWIAIVAMGALFIMMKLIHKHYDSVNQELAEQAAAEEYQMVLPSRNHAVVLVSKLHLPTRRALAYARATRPDVLEAVTVSVDDAETRELVHQWEESDISVPLKVIASPYREITRPVLDYVKRVSKESPRTVVTVFIPEYVVGRWWEQLLHNQSALRLKGRLLFMPGVMVTSVPWQLTSSERVKTLQPHVAPGDARRGIFD
- a CDS encoding potassium channel family protein, with protein sequence MRVVVMGCGRVGSSVADGLSRIGHDVAVIDRDSTAFNRLSPEFAGERVLGQGFDRDVLLRAGIEEADAFAAVSSGDNSNIISARLARETFGVKRVVARIYDAKRAEVYERLGIPTIATVPWTTDRLLNALLKETETAKWRDPTGTVAVCEVVLHEDWAGHRATDLEQATGARIAFLIRFGTGVLPEPKTVLQAGDQVYVAAISGRAAEAVAIAALPPSEDLETGPGRK
- a CDS encoding potassium channel family protein, which produces MKVAVAGAGAVGRSVTRELVENGHEITLIERNPEHLEADAIPTAHWRLGDACELSLLESIHLEDFDVVVAATGDDKVNVVLSLLAKTEFAVPRVVARVNDPRNEWLFTDAWGVDVAVSTPRMLASLIEEAVAVGDLVRLIEFRRGQANLVEITLPDDTPWGGKPVRKLQLPRDAALVTILRGPRVIVPEADEPLEGGDELLFVAVTEVEEELRQLLLPAT